The following proteins are co-located in the Peromyscus maniculatus bairdii isolate BWxNUB_F1_BW_parent chromosome 23, HU_Pman_BW_mat_3.1, whole genome shotgun sequence genome:
- the LOC143270439 gene encoding uncharacterized protein LOC143270439 → MYDLWTRQLQEHQRLEENLQSLLKQKELLTKQRDLAVKLQHHFTVSQMRFENLQQELEQTTAQEESLLQMELLGQKHYVPAPLQKTEKAGRSQRHLEGMTFYTPGSRPPQKMPPLFSWELTSEAHINQPSGVPATV, encoded by the exons Atgtatgacctctggacaaggcagctgcag gaacatcaaagacttgaggaaaatcttcagtccctgctgaagcagaaggagctgctcaccaagcaaagggacttggcagtaaagctgcagcatcacttcactgtgtcccagatgag gtttgaaaacctccagcaggaactggagcagaccacagcccaggaagagagcctcctgcagatggagctgctggggcagaaacactatgttccag cacctcttcagaaaactgagaaggctggaagaagccagagacaccttgaaggcatgacattctacactccaggttcacggcctcctcagaaaatgccacctcttttcagctgggaactcactagtgaggcacATATCAACCAACCATCAGGCGTTCCAGCCACAGTCTGA